The following are encoded in a window of Salinibacter ruber DSM 13855 genomic DNA:
- a CDS encoding DUF6364 family protein, producing the protein MSKKLTLRLDEDVIERAKAYAAERDTSVSRLVESYFDELTGREEGEQGNDLVPESLGPFTSRLARRTSTSETEETDYYEYLQEKHK; encoded by the coding sequence ATGTCCAAAAAACTCACGCTACGGCTCGACGAGGACGTGATTGAGCGGGCCAAGGCCTATGCGGCCGAGCGCGACACGTCGGTGTCGCGGCTCGTGGAGAGCTACTTTGACGAACTCACTGGGAGAGAGGAGGGAGAGCAGGGCAATGATCTCGTTCCTGAATCCCTGGGCCCGTTTACGAGCCGGCTTGCCCGGCGAACCTCCACCTCGGAGACGGAGGAGACGGACTATTACGAGTACCTCCAGGAGAAACACAAATAG
- a CDS encoding AbgT family transporter, with protein sequence MSSDPAPTDTSPSWSDRWLNRIERTGNALPDPVTLFFIFIAIVMVASWITHTADVSVVHPGTDETITADNLFSDENIRRLFTDMAETFADFPPLGLVLVVMLGIGVADKTGLISAALKSFVASVPDALLTAALVFAGIMSSLAVDAGYVVVIPLGAVLFYGVGRHPLAGLGAAFAGVSAGFSANLLLTSLDPLLASFTEPAAQLIAEDYSVPVTANWYLMIALTPVFVVLGAYITDTIVEPYLGEYEPPEDFDEEDAESSELTDEERRGLRWAGGVTLASILGVVLLAVPEGAPLAEFEALIESIVALMVFLFFLPGLTYGIVVGEIEDDSDVADMMADSMADMGAYIVLAFAAAHFIAMFEWSNLGSIIAISGADALQSIGFTGLPLLFSFIFVSALINLFVGSASAKWAIMAPVFVPMLMLAGDPGYSPETVQAAYRIGDSFTNILTPLLPYFPLVIIFAQRYDEDAGIGSIIALMLPYSVGFGVVSTIVFLVWVLLGLPLGPGAELYYMG encoded by the coding sequence ATGTCTTCCGACCCAGCCCCCACCGACACGTCCCCGAGCTGGTCCGACCGCTGGCTCAACCGCATCGAGCGCACCGGCAACGCCCTCCCCGACCCGGTCACGCTCTTCTTCATTTTCATCGCCATTGTCATGGTGGCGTCCTGGATCACCCACACGGCCGACGTGAGCGTGGTCCACCCGGGCACCGATGAGACGATTACGGCCGACAACCTCTTCTCGGACGAAAACATCCGGCGCCTCTTCACGGACATGGCGGAGACGTTTGCCGACTTTCCGCCGCTCGGCCTGGTGCTGGTCGTGATGCTCGGCATCGGGGTGGCGGACAAGACCGGGCTCATCAGTGCGGCGCTCAAGTCGTTCGTCGCCAGCGTACCGGACGCGTTGCTTACCGCGGCGCTCGTCTTTGCGGGCATCATGTCGAGCCTCGCCGTCGACGCCGGGTATGTGGTCGTCATTCCGCTGGGCGCGGTGCTGTTCTATGGCGTCGGGCGGCACCCGCTGGCCGGCCTCGGGGCCGCGTTCGCGGGTGTGTCGGCCGGCTTCAGCGCCAACCTTCTGCTCACCTCGCTGGACCCGCTCCTGGCCAGCTTCACCGAGCCCGCCGCCCAGTTGATCGCGGAGGACTACAGCGTGCCGGTTACGGCGAACTGGTATCTCATGATCGCGCTCACCCCCGTCTTCGTGGTCCTCGGCGCGTACATCACCGACACCATCGTCGAGCCGTACCTCGGCGAGTACGAGCCGCCGGAGGACTTCGACGAGGAAGACGCCGAGTCGAGCGAGTTGACCGACGAGGAGCGGCGCGGCCTGCGCTGGGCCGGGGGCGTCACCCTCGCCTCAATCCTCGGCGTCGTGCTGCTGGCCGTGCCGGAGGGCGCACCCTTGGCCGAGTTTGAGGCACTGATCGAGAGCATCGTCGCCCTGATGGTGTTTCTCTTCTTCCTGCCCGGCCTCACCTATGGAATCGTAGTGGGCGAGATCGAGGACGACTCCGACGTGGCCGACATGATGGCCGACTCGATGGCCGACATGGGCGCCTACATCGTCCTCGCCTTCGCGGCAGCCCACTTTATCGCCATGTTCGAGTGGTCGAACCTCGGCTCCATCATCGCCATCAGCGGCGCCGACGCCCTGCAGAGCATCGGCTTCACGGGGCTGCCGCTCCTGTTCTCGTTCATTTTCGTCTCGGCCCTCATCAACCTGTTCGTGGGGAGCGCCTCGGCGAAATGGGCCATCATGGCGCCGGTCTTCGTGCCCATGCTCATGCTGGCGGGCGACCCCGGTTACTCCCCCGAAACCGTGCAGGCCGCCTACCGCATCGGCGACTCGTTTACGAACATCCTCACCCCGCTCCTCCCCTACTTTCCCCTCGTCATCATCTTCGCCCAGCGGTACGATGAGGACGCCGGGATCGGCAGCATCATCGCCCTCATGCTCCCCTATTCCGTCGGGTTCGGGGTCGTGAGCACGATTGTCTTCTTGGTCTGGGTGCTGCTGGGCCTGCCGCTCGGGCCCGGGGCGGAGCTCTACTACATGGGGTAA
- a CDS encoding PIN domain-containing protein → MTICFDTNVILDGVLQRTPYQQAATGLIHAVERGDLTGQLCATTVTTVYYFVQKRYDGPAARTDVRDLLHLFDVAPVHRAPLERAAESDFQDYEDAVLHSAARTAGADGIVTRNTADFSAASLSVHTPTELLTILDHRRE, encoded by the coding sequence ATGACCATTTGCTTTGACACGAATGTGATTCTTGACGGGGTTCTCCAACGAACGCCATACCAGCAGGCGGCCACCGGGCTCATCCATGCAGTTGAACGGGGGGATCTAACGGGACAGCTCTGTGCGACCACCGTCACGACCGTCTATTATTTCGTCCAGAAGCGGTATGACGGGCCGGCCGCGCGGACGGACGTCAGGGACCTCTTGCATCTGTTTGACGTAGCGCCGGTTCACCGGGCGCCACTGGAGCGAGCCGCGGAGTCGGACTTTCAGGATTACGAGGACGCGGTCCTCCACAGCGCCGCCCGCACGGCCGGCGCGGACGGCATTGTGACCCGCAACACGGCGGACTTCAGCGCCGCCTCGCTGTCGGTACACACCCCGACGGAGCTGCTCACGATTCTCGACCACCGGCGAGAGTGA